From one Montipora capricornis isolate CH-2021 chromosome 10, ASM3666992v2, whole genome shotgun sequence genomic stretch:
- the LOC138021613 gene encoding uncharacterized protein, with product MATSPKNDPKMDEPLEEKGSGSEKSGLSEEGTQEQFHHEDKQVDTSCHVPLSKSRVFFLNISWFGMNVMYLILSVEVVPSQVYALVGSEKKGQVLGGMVAAGAVVTFFISPLVGMKSDRLVSQYGKRRPLMLGGTVLLCIALFGMAFSAPDIESDISNVTCSIDLKLRRCVPYVNLTVLEQSQNNWTSESDEGFLLSLLMQKEDSRGNIGLYIAFYLCVMACYSIMSVPYNGLIADLTPPFQRGFSSGVMGAMTLVGNVTGALIGFFFPKIGVVGTYSLVAVLYFICVLLTVLSCPEPAIHATHKAVNLKAVFQAYWEPLKERDFRWVFLTRFLMQQGVATVTGFLEFWLGDMVVLPNCWSPERSVAMLLLPMLFSAALFSVIGGFLSDRLARRKPLVIGSAILMSICAVILAGLQGKYAFYAAMPVALTFGVGFGAYCAVDFALVMDVLPNDREKAKDLAVWHQALVLPQAIATPTGGVILDIFERLRCDIGLGYIILFLVTSVYFVLSGIFVFNIKRAK from the exons ATGGCTACAAG CCCAAAGAATGACCCAAAGATGGACGAACCCCTGGAGGAAAAAG GGTCAGGGTCAGAGAAAAGTGGATTAAGCGAAGAAGGAACACAGGAACAATTTCATCATGAAGACAAACA GGTGGATACATCCTGTCATGTTCCCCTTTCAAAATCCAGAGTGTTCTTCCTCAACATTTCCTGGTTTGGGATGAATGTGATGTACCTTATTCTATCAGTTGAAG TGGTGCCTTCACAAGTGTATGCACTTGTTGGCTCAGAAAAGAAAGGTCAAGTGTTGGGTGGAATGGTGGCTGCTGGTGCAG TTGTGACGTTTTTCATAAGCCCTCTTGTTGGAATGAAAAG CGATCGCTTGGTGTCTCAGTATGGAAAACGTAGACCTCTTATGCTTGGTGGTACTGTGTTACTTTG TATTGCTCTGTTTGGTATGGCTTTTAGTGCTCCGGACATTGAAAG TGACATATCAAATGTAACA TGCTCTATAGACCTGAAGCTGCGCCGATGTGTGCCATATGTTAACCTGACAGTATTGGAACAGTCTCAGAATAACTGGACAAGTGAATCAGACGAAGGGTTTCTTCTCAGTTTGCTGATGCAGAAAGAAGATTCAAGAGGAAATATAG GTCTTTACATAGCATTTTATCTCTGTGTTATGGCTTGCTACTCCATAATGAGTGTGCCTTATAATGGATTAATCGCTGATTTAACACCACCCTTTCAAAGAG GATTCAGTTCTGGTGTTATGGGGGCTATGACGTTAGTGGGGAATGTTACTGGAGCTCTCATAGGATTTTTCTTTCCG AAAATTGGAGTTGTTGGCACATATTCATTGGTAGCTGTCCTGTACTTCATCTGTGTGCTTCTTACCGTTCTATCATGTCCAGAGCCGGCAATTCATGCAACCCACAAGGCAGTTA ATCTGAAGGCTGTATTTCAAGCCTACTGGGAGCCTCTGAAAG AGCGAGATTTCAGATGGGTTTTTCTCACCCGATTTCTGATGCAACAAGGTGTTGCGACAGTAACAGG ATTTCTTGAGTTTTGGCTTGGGGATATGGTTGTGTTACCAAACTGCTGGTCACCGGAGAGGAGTGTTGCAATGCTTTTGCTTCCAATGTTGTTTTCTGCTGCATTATT TTCGGTTATTGGAGGATTTCTCTCTGATAGGCTTGCAAGAAGAAAACCTCTTGTCATAGGATCAG CAATACTGATGAGCATCTGTGCAGTGATACTGGCTGGATTACAGGGCAAGTATGCTTTTTATGCAGCAATGCCTGTGGCCCTAACATTTG gGGTAGGATTCGGAGCTTATTGTGCAGTGGATTTCGCTCTGGTGATGGATGTTCTTCCTAATGACAGAGAGAAAGCAAAAGATTTGGCCGTCTGGCACCAG GCTCTTGTTTTGCCACAAGCGATAGCCACACCCACTGGAGGAGTCATACTGGATATTTTTGAAAGACTAAGATGTGACATTGGTCTTGGATACATTATTCTCTTTCTAGTCACATCTGTCTATTTTGTACTGAgtggaatttttgtttttaatataaAGAGAGCCAAATAG